attatacttatttaaatatgctatttaaattaaagaatcaattttgatcatttttcagcactattttaaatttatattacatGAGATATTGTCTGACAGAGTAAGTTGAAAATATTAACagatatttttatgttgtgctatttaaattaattttattaaaaataatttattcaatacATATACACACACAATACATATTCTAAAGATTTTTAATCTTACTATTATAGAtgtcattaaaaaattatatgcaTTAGGAGAAGAATAATAAATAGATATCAAagaaaaacttataaaaaatacaaaaaataaaatttttgtgtcacaacataaaatattattaacatatatttttactttatgctatttaaattattcttattaaaatagcttattcaatatattatatatacacaataataaatattctaaaaaaaattatttcactaTTATAAATGTCATTAAAAAACTATATGaacttaaagaaaaagaataagtaaatgtcaaaaaaaaaactacaaaaaaaattaaaaaaataaagtttttgtgctacaacaaaaaatattacaaattcaaattataaaaaatttcatcaaattctaTCAAATTATACctatcataaattttttttatcaaattataaattactaaataattattatagatTCAATATTAAATTAAAGGTTTTAGATCAAAGTGCTACAATAACTTTTGTGCTATTTGATagagaagtaaaaaaaaaaatgattgggTACAACTACCTTAAATCTAATTATACTCTAAGATAGCAATGGCACTCAAACACCATCCCAAttgaaaaatttatataatttcacTTATATTTAAAGTCAAAGtaaatgattttaattatattttcaataatacATTATTACCAAGACATTTGTCCCAACAAAAAATACCAAAACTCAACTCCTAttacaacaaataaaacaggtaatacaacaaaaattttatttattcaaaatatcatttatattGCTCATTTATATTCTTCATTGATTATATGAACTAACTTCACTAACATTAATATCATGAGATCTAGATGACATACAAATCAAgagattaaagaaaaagaaaaataaacgaATTTAAGACACATCTTCAAATGaagaatatatatacaaagatgaaacaaaaaaaatattagataaaaaaatatatacaagtcAATAGTTTAGAAAAAACATGTTTCTACAAGAACATATGATAGGAAGATGAAAAAAACTCcaacaacacaaaaaaaaaagaacaaacaccatataaaaaaattaagtccgtcaattaaaaaaatataaaaataaaaataataaataaaagtataattctATACAACTTCAATATAAAAACTTTTGTattatgaaatattttaaataaaaaacacatcaaatttaatattaatttatatatattataaataatgtttaaacaatataatactttataaaatatattatatattatcattAATTTATGCACAAACTCACTCTAGTTTAAGTaataatgatgagagagaatatTTACAACATCGTTCCTTTTTTGGTTCTTGGTAATTTGTAATATCATTCTTCACTACAGTGTAATGTAAGTGACAgctctattaaaaaaataagtcgTTAAGAATACCAAAAAAACATAAGTCGTTAATCAACGTTTCaacagaaaaatctaaattaacatccaaaaaaataacatgaaatTACAACCAGCCAGCAAAACAGCGTACGCTCGCTGCATGCGATCTTTCCTAATGTGCCGGCACAATggagaaaaagatttcattaagatcttcaaaggagaaagtTGAAACTAAATTTACAGAATTTTCTCTCCCATTTTGTATCCCTAAAAGTGAGCAACAAGAACCAAAGATGCCCATCCAACAACTCTAAAATGTAAGCAAAGGAAGGAGAATTGCTCAGAAAACAAGTGCCATTAAACTAAATCCATTCTTCCAAACTGCTTTTCCCTTCCCAGTTAGCCTAACAAGAATTTGAACACGTCACTTAAGGAAATTATCCCTTCCACGCGCTTGCTGCCAGCTTCCACAATCACAAGTCTCCTAACTCCTGTagcaaaaattgaagaaaattggtgcaagaaaaaaaaaacaaccacCATACTACGGATACACGAAAAATCAACTACTTATAGAAAATACATATTAGTTAAacaacacatatatttatattttatacacatatatagtgactgattttttgtgtgcacataatatttttttaaaaaatagtaaaaatctTTCCATAGACTTGTTTTTAACAAGTATAACCTTTCTGTAATTGATGAGATCTTAAACAAAgctaaaaagaattaataatttGAGTTAGTAGAACAGATAGTTAATTCTTAGTCATATTAACCAAAGTGTGTCTACAAACACCCAATTTAACATCCTCTGTTCTTTTTATAGGCAATGAGCTTCTTGGTAAAGAAGATATTACCGGGATTGGCTAAACGCTCCATAACTTTCTGCAACGAATCAGACTTCAAACACATATGACATCTCTGGCCATTCCAAAGCCCATAAGGAGAATTTGCATCTTGTCTCAAAAGCAATGCCTATAACCATAACGTGCAAAGATTTAGTTTCAGTTTTTGCTGACAAAAGAAACCAAACAAATGTAATTTTAGTCTCAAAAGCTACAAGGTAGTGATTACCTGATGGATACTGATCTCATCAAGGGATATCCGAGCATAAGCTTTATCTTTCGCCAACGCCGTAATATCACTAAGAAGAAATTTAACAGCACGTATAAACTTAGGTATAAATGTGAGAATCACACACAAGGATTCGAAGAATAAGAGATACTACCTTCTTGAATATATATCAAGCAAAGAATCATTATCGTCCACAATTGGTATTGAGCTAACTTCAGCTGCAAAAAGAAAGCATATTCACATAGGATATGGATATTCAGACACTAAGATAAATTGTTCGAAACGTATAATGCAGCTAATAAATACTACATACGAAATCACAGATTATAAAGTTTCCCAGTTCAACTGCAAGAGAAAAATGTGTTCACCAAATATTGTCCCTCTTGCCGAAAACTAAAATATCATAAATACGTATTTTTGAAACAAAACATACATTTTGAAAAAGCTTAAGCGAGAAATGGTCTACCAATCTGTACTCCTGATCAATGAAAATTACACAAATTGATTTGACAATTTCAGTCTGACCTGCAATATACAAGATTTGACAAACTAACTGTTTCCATTGAGTGCAAAAATGAAAGGTGACACCATGCACAATTACCAATCTTTcctacatttattttttttatcctcTTTAACATTGATAATCAGTTTTTATACTCAAGGAAGTTCGAAAGAATCACCATGAATCCCCCCCCCCTCcttttctctcctctctttcctttttcatgAAAAGTTGTGCAGGAAAGACAAAGCAAAACTTGGAAACTTGGCAGAACAAACATCAGGACAACTTCAAAACAGAAGAAAGTTCACCTTGAACAAACATTGACAGAGCAGCACCTAGCGATGCATTTGGCCTTAGCATTGCAAGTGGCTGTCCATTTAGTTCCCCAACTTTAGGCAACCGTGTACCCAAAGGTATTGAACCAATCGGTGAGCGAAGAATAGGCAAAGAACCAGATGAGTACTTGAAATGCCTGCATATACCTGGAAAAGTACATCTATTAGTTCCATTGTCCAAATCATTTTCTACAATCAATAGATCTAGATGCTTACATTTTAGAACTCCTGATAAGGAAGCCAGGTGTAGCAGCTGATGAAATGAACCATCATCTGCAGAAGAATGGATGATAGGAACTGTTGACACTTTGTTTTGCAGAACTTTCAAAGCAACTACTTTAAGACATTCATGAGGTCCAGCCTGAAGATCAAAGACAAAAACAGAAGGAAGTCCAATCAGTGAAGATTCAAGACTTCACCTACAGTGCTTTTTTATGAAGAAAGAATCATAATCAGAATGAAGTACAGACAAGTGAAAATTCTTCAACATATGCTGCTACACAGTGTGAGCCTTAGCAAAACAATTAGGTTGCCAGTTGTGACATCGAGGTCAGATTTAGATCCTAGAAATAATCTTTCTGTTTACAGAGATAAACATGTGTATGTCTATTCTCCCCAAACCCCACAAGGTGCAGGCTTCATGCACTGCGAGTAGAGGGCTGCGCTTAATACTACTGCACACATGAATCTTCCTTTACACTTGCTACATATATCTACTTAAACAATCTTGGGATTCTAAACTGGTATGATGTCTACATAAGATAATGTCTTGCTACTTTTGATTGTCGTATGTTTTAAAGATTACACACATATATTCAGTTTGGTTCAGTTAACATTGATTAGTTTGAATGTCCCaggccataaaaatcacatttgtGTGTGTGAAGAGAGAGAAATTAAAACCAGTTCTTAGGTAGCTATAtaattctcttttcattatACACATCTTGTCGTAtaacttattattatttatccaCCACATTGCAAATGCATTCCTGACTATGTTGAGAGATCACAAGTTACAATCCTGAACCCTCCAACGTACATAAAAAGATGACTATCATGTTAAAATATGGAATCACAAGAATCTTATATGCATTAAAATTTTGCCATAAGTGCTCCGGAACACTTACATAAACAAAACGCCAAGGATATGATCCCCCGTTACTACTAAGTGTTCTATGATGCTGTAGTTTTCCCTCTTTCCAGGCTGCTATTGTATGAGTTTCAAGTTGTTCTTCAGTCAGATTTGATCCATGATTTCCCAGCTGAAATTATGCTAGTTACACAGCTAATGAATAAACCGAAATATGCATCATGCATTCCACTCTTAAGAGTAGCTTATGAATTAGAGACACCAAAGATTAGAAATGAACAATCATGAAAAATACAACACCAATGCATGTGTGCAAAGATAAACCACGCATGTCTATGAGAAATATTCCCTGAATAGCAAATAATCAACGACAGAGATGCCAGaactcaaaattttatataagcCACATTTACTAAAGCTTGTGGTAGAAAACAGGAGCAACTATCCTTAATTTATTATCTTCCTCATATTTACTTTCAACCATACTTGGATTTAGGAATCAGTGAAGCCACTACATGTAAAAACTttcacttaaattttttttccccTATCACTTTTTAAGTTCTTATTTAGATCAATTGTACCTGTTGTTAAGTAGCTTCAAATGTTAACCCAATAAACTATTATTTGAAGAGTCCAATAATGACTGCAACCCAAAATTAAGCACAAGAGATTTCCATAAAATTTTGTTCCCCACAAACCTCTTTCAACATTAGAATGAAATCCATTGCACTGAGCACTCCAACAAACTGGCTCCTGCAATAATCCCATAGAGGAGCAATAGATATGCCCTGAAAAAAGATTATTCTACAACTGGTAAAACTCAGCCGGCAGATGATATGCATTCATGGGCATGGGTGTGTTCATGCAAAGAGAAAAATACCTGTTCATAAAGCACATGAAATGCTTGCTTAACTGGTAAATTTATATCCAAGGCAACTACctgcaaaataaataaaactacaaATGAGCTGAAGTCAATTTCTATAGCTCTTACTAAATGATGACATAAGAATATAGAGAACAgaaaagtattcaaaccttccCTGAATCTGGAAGTAACTCGTAAGCAGTATGTGTAGACAAGAATTCAGATACACGGTGGCGAGAGACCTCAAGATCAGAATCTGACATACTTGGATTAGCCTCCTGGTAAATTTCTCAAGTCAAATAGTTTCTTTAGTGTAACCTAAGCCCTAAAGTTTGACACTACAAGGACTACGGAATAAAACTGGACATCATGTATAATGAGATAGGATATAGAAAAAGGAGGAAGATGTTTCACTTCCGAGCCAAAAAGAAGATATAAGAAACATAATATGATCTAAGAATTCAGCAAGAATTATATTTGCCTCTTTTGATGGATTTCTTTCCCAATGCCACCATGTTATAAAGAAAAGAAGTCACTTTAGAGTAACAGACCATCTGTATTTGTTCTAACTAGCTGATAAACTTCACTATAGATAAAATATGGCCTTAGCAACAGGGGTTTACAATCATGGATATTCATTTGGGAGTTCGTTCATGATTACATATTTCCAGATGTTTCCAGCTCAATTTTTCTTATACTAGTTTGGAAGGGGACAGGCAGGTAGCTCCTCAGAAGAGCAATTTGTGATAATTATCTCCAATCTATAGATTTAAATTATAGCTGTCTTTCCCATATTCCCCCCTCTTCCGTCAGAATTAGACATAACTTCTTCAAAATTCATTTTAACTTACAAGTAGGTTTCAAGCTGACACTAACAGGGACACAAAACATGCATTTATTTTTCTAGAAGGAAAGCCACTCTTGAAAACCAGTGATGATCAGAGTAACTTTAAAGACCAATCAGATAGTCACTCTCACAAGCCAGGCTGTTAAGAGGGGAGAGACTCTACTTTAAACACAGTTCCTTAATATGGCTAATGTTGGACTCACACTCCTATGTTAGTTAGAAACTTAGAATACTATCCAATAATTAAACTACAATGCCAAAACAGGACAAAAGTAAGAAGTGAGGACTTACCACATGCCCAAAGATAACACTATCAACCTCCATGTGAGATCTACCAGGTGTTTCAGAACTCAAAATGGTGTGCATATCTGGTTCTCGCCCTAAATAAATAGTATTAACTACTCCATAGTTCCCACTTACAACTGGTTGCTGCTCATCGTGGCGCCACTCACCATCGACATTAAATTTGTACTGCACATTGTTGGAAAGAATATTAGCCGTGTCAGCTTGAATCAGATATACATTCCATATTATGTTAAGAATTAGATATTAGATATATTTCACTATATTTCCCCATTGGGGAAAGACAACTCATGTGCCTTATTTGAAGCCTCTGTCAACTTTTACCCATACATACAGTCATAAAGTGATTAACAAAACTCATAAAGAAACCTTGTCTGTTTCAGCCTGTTCTAAGTTAAGCTTAATCCCAAAAGGTTTAACAATTCACTGACAATGACAGGCAcattcctcctcctccttttttttttgtcgtcCTCACAACTTGAGTAAACATAACTGAATGATCTCATTCACCTACTCTGATCTTCAAGGATAATGAGGTTCAAATAACCTAATTTTCATTAGTAAATGTTTCagcatattaaaattatttcctCAAGCTTTCAATATTCAAAGGGGACAAATAACCTGATGATATCCAGGCATTAAAGGGCAAGTAACTTGAAAGACTGAAGGGCATCCCTCCATAGGAGACATTAGTATATGTTCTGACCATCTGCGAATAAACAATTAAACCTTAGTAAATTAATTCTCCCACATAAATAagaaactggaaaaaaattaaaggaattagaaaaaaaaaaaaaaaaaaaaaaaaaaaaaatatagaaataaaattaaaaatttcacgaAACTATAGGAACCAACAGAGTAATGTTGAATAACAAAGAACTAGTCTAGTAGCAATAAAGAATTTGATAATACATGTACCTACCTCGTGAAAGAACCACTTAGATATACCCTTTTTCCCCCATAAGGCCAAACAAACCGCTTTGGAATCAAAATGGGTCCTGACACTCCACTACCCTCAAATCCTGTTTCAGCTACTGGAGCAAACATTTCCTCTGAAATTCGACACCCCACAATTCAAAAGCACTCTCCAAAGCCACAAAAAGCTATATCAAAATCACTTCTCTGCCACGGGTATCCTCCACAGCAGAGCAGAGGAACCCTCCCCTTAATTCTCAAACATGCAGTGTAGTGTACCTTCacaatcaccaccaccacccctTCAGACCCACTAAACCCAGAGGGCTGTAAATCAAAACTCCGTGATCGATGATAATTAAGCACCTGAAAAATCAACGAATTACGTcgacataataataataataataataattttattcaaaaaaaaaagtgaaattttACCACGAGATTCGAAGCAGCGGAGGTCCTGAAATTGGGTCCGAAAGCAATCTAGGATGTTAGTAAAGAAGGGGATTTAGGTCAAAAGCAGTGTAGAGAAAAAAAGATAACAGAAAATCAAAGGGATTGAGAAATTGGCATTTGAGGGAGGGAATTGGAATTGTgggttgagagagagagagagagagagagagagagaatgagacTGGAAAAATGGATGAAGCAGcgtaggagagagagagagaggaaaacGAGAGAatgcattaattaattaataaagctactaataataattaattagttagttagttgattaagTGTAGTTAATTAAGGTGGCAGGCAGGGCCTTTGGCAGCACACACAAAACAAAGGCCAAAAATTAATACATTGGGGCAGTAATTATGCTTTGTCATGGTAATTAAGAACCATAGGCAGGTAGACATGGAATCTTAATAGGGTTAAAGCTACTTTGTTCAACTatcaataactattttttaaaactttagtacatatgttaaaaaattattaaaatcatataaatataaaaaatattaatttttatatttttttagtataaaatagttttatacgtgtatttaattatataatatcacattagtaaaaataactcttttttatattgaatacacgaatagtcataaaaaaattattgtaattgTACGATTATGTAAAGCATGCAATTGTTTTCGTGTGAAGTTAATAATTGAGAGCTATTAGATGACAATTTAGTTAAAACTATCAAATCATCTCACGACTCTTAGCTATCAATGtcacataaaaataactacATGTGAGTTTTCATCGTAAAATATATTACATGATCAATATATCAATGTCACATGAAAATAACTACATATGagtttttatcataaaatatattaCATGATCAATATATCAACGACTCTTTAGAAAACCAGCTAGTGATATAGCCAACTAacagttaattatttttttattttttagaaaaaacatGAATTCAAactattataaaaaaacatccaaaacctaaaaaacaaaacatCTATCCCCAATAATAACAAACATCCAAATCATTTTATAAATTCCAAAATGCATTTTAAacattcaaatttatttttgaaattccaaaattcatttaaaaaagacatatccaaaaaaaatgttaaattttttttggagagAATATCAATTCAAGTTATTACAAAAAACATTCCAAATctaatgaaaaaaattcaaaatctaaaaaaaattctaaaattatttttaaaatttaaaaatttattttaaaacttcCAAAAtccattttaaaaattctaaaattaattctaaaatcattttagaaaaaaaatatatatataactataaaAAATCCAACACCTAAGACAAAAAAAACCAaaacgaagaaaaagaagacagCAGTAATAGACGcagggagaagaagaagcggtGACAGACGCCACGAAAAGAAGAAGCGTCGGTTTGGCCTTGGAGAAGATCATCGATGGAGAGAGATGCGTCAGTGCTGAGATCACGTTCGAAGGCAATGCGTTCCTTGGCTTTGCTGGGTTCCGCAGTGGACGGCGTTGCTGGTTGGCGTGAATGTTGTGCGTGGTGGGGGCTCCTGCGTCTGAGATAAAAAGGTGTTGCGTTTAGCGTTCGGCAGTCACGGCAATCAACGACAGACGGCGATGATCGGCAGCGTTAGCCTCGCAACGGAAGGTGTTGCATTGAAAGGTGATCGATAGTCCTTGGAGAGTGACGAATGTGCAAAGAGATCATAAAGATGGCAATACAATACGAGATAAGAATTGGAGCGGTTATTTTTTTACTCAGTACTCTAAATATGTATGAATGTGAAATTAGATTGCCAATTTTAGTggcttttccttttaattttttattttttaaaaaatttgaattagaagaaagtttGTTTATGTTTGTATGACCCGATTggttcttcatatttttttatatatcaaaattaagctcataataaaaatatattgttttaAGTGTTGgtatatcatataaaaaatagagagTTAAAATGTCAAAACTAACATGTAATAATTtgctaaaaatttgttaaagtGAAAGTGTCTCACGATATTAGAGAGGTTTAAactactaatttttaatttgattagagtatatttttgtcaaatataatggATTTAATTAAACTTATTCTTAAATAGCATTTTATAAATGTAAATAAAATCTGTTTAGCGAGTAGATAGATAAATCCTTGTAGCTAATGGATAGATCAATCGATGTAGTCATTCACAAAATGTTGTATTTtctctctcaattctttgtttaTGTTGTGTCACAAAATCCTACCTCGTTCAGATTCTAAAATACCCTGTTTTAATGACTATTAGTGAGAAGTTTAGCTGCATCCAGTCGCAATCAAGAAAGATTcaaccataaaaaattatttgtcttCTGAGATATTTGTTGGGTTATCTACTTTGAAAACCTATTGAATTAAAGAATAGAGAGAGATCGCATGAAatttcaacaattcaagttctataaaagaaataaacacaACTAATTTACTACTCTTCCAGCCTCCAACcttttcttcctctctctcttttgcGGCATGATAATCAGAATTATTATCAACTACACTGCTTTCATGGCAATCTCGGTATTAGTTTGTCACCTCTAATAGCGAAAGAAGATAGAGGAGCAAGAAAAAGAGATCGAGAATTAGGAACTCGACTACTGGCACCACAAATTCTTCTACTATAAACTCCGCAACATAATAGTAGAATTAAGAAGGGAGAATCTTCTGGGCTCCAACAGTTTTGGAAGAGTACACGTCAGAACACTTCAGAACAACGCAGAAGTAGCTATGAAATGCGTCAACCATGACTCGAAACAAGGCACGAGAGAATTCATGGTAGAGATTTCAAGCACGAGGAGGCTGCAACACAAGAACTTGGTACAAATGAGAGGATGGTGTAAAAAAGGGAACGAACAAAGCACTAAAAGAAAGTTATGAGATACCGTTGAATTTATTGGtagatttatcaaaaaattcaCCAGTAATCTGTTTATCATAACTAAATTCGACGGTATAAACCTTGCCAATAACTATTTACAGACAATTTTTTTCGTCTGCCGCTAATTATCAGCGAATTTAGTGGCAGATATAAATTTAATTCTGGAGCTTGTTACTAGTGGATTTAACCGACGATAAATCCGCCAATAAActtaaatgttttattttttaaaaaaatttgtttgtaattcaatatataattttaaatatttaaatttaataatttttaactaataaaatttaaagttttacaATTTCTTAAGTCGTAAGACATCACGTAAATATGA
This portion of the Arachis duranensis cultivar V14167 chromosome 6, aradu.V14167.gnm2.J7QH, whole genome shotgun sequence genome encodes:
- the LOC107492128 gene encoding sucrose nonfermenting 4-like protein, which produces MFAPVAETGFEGSGVSGPILIPKRFVWPYGGKRVYLSGSFTRWSEHILMSPMEGCPSVFQVTCPLMPGYHQYKFNVDGEWRHDEQQPVVSGNYGVVNTIYLGREPDMHTILSSETPGRSHMEVDSVIFGHVEANPSMSDSDLEVSRHRVSEFLSTHTAYELLPDSGKVVALDINLPVKQAFHVLYEQGISIAPLWDYCRSQFVGVLSAMDFILMLKELGNHGSNLTEEQLETHTIAAWKEGKLQHHRTLSSNGGSYPWRFVYAGPHECLKVVALKVLQNKVSTVPIIHSSADDGSFHQLLHLASLSGVLKCICRHFKYSSGSLPILRSPIGSIPLGTRLPKVGELNGQPLAMLRPNASLGAALSMFVQAEVSSIPIVDDNDSLLDIYSRSDITALAKDKAYARISLDEISIHQALLLRQDANSPYGLWNGQRCHMCLKSDSLQKVMERLANPGVRRLVIVEAGSKRVEGIISLSDVFKFLLG